The segment GGCATCCCGATGCGCCGCCGGATCGCGAACAGCAGCGGGTAGATCGCGTAGAACTGCACTTCGAGCGACAGCGTCCACAGTGCGCCGTTCGAGCCGTACGTATAGCCGGCGACGCCTTGCAGCGAGAACAGGTTCACGAGGAACGCGCTCAGGCCGACGTCGCGGATCTTGTGGCTGACGGGCGCGATCTGCAGGCTGATCGCGTCGAGCGCGAGCGTGAACAGCAGCGCGGCGAGCAGCACCGGATAGATGCGCGCGAAGCGGCGCGCCCAGAAATTCGGCGCGTTCAGCCGGTAGGCCGGATCGGCGGCGAGCTTGAGCGCCGCGTTGCGGTGGATGCAGTAGCCGCTGATCACGAAGAAGATCGGCACGCCGGCCGAGCCCCACGCGAACGGAAACGTCAGGTAGCCGACGATCACGCTCGGGTCGAGCGTGTGGCCGTAAGCGCGATGGAAGCTTTGCATCCCGACCCAGACGACCTGCCGGCAGTGGAAATAGGCGACGAGCAGCGCCGCGAAGCCGCGCATCGCGTCGATCACGTGCTCCTTGTGATCGGCGGCGGGCGGCGCATTCAAAGTCGATCCGCTGAATGCTTGCATGCGATTCGGTTCCTTGCGACGGATGAAGGGGAAGTTTCGCACCATCGTAATCCGGAAGAATTCGCTCAATGAATAAAAAAATCTCGCCGTGGAATAATCGGATTCAGGATTGCGGTTTTATCGGGCGGCGATATCGGTTTCAGCGCACGGCCAATTATTTGTCGATTTTTTTCTGATAGCTTGAAGCTCCAGTTGATAGACGCAAGGAGCGGCAAGATGGACATGCATTGGATCGCGAGCGCGGCGGTATTGGTGGTCATGGCCGTAGTGTCGGCATACCGCGAAGCGCTGAAGAACGAGCCGATTCGACCGCGCTTCGAGTGGGGCGGCGCGCCCTATGTCGAGGAATTCGAATCGTAAAAATTTGTATCCGGAAAATCGGTAAATTGTCGTCGGTCGATGCAGCTCACCGGCAATATCGACCGGCTTGGCGACGATTATCCATTAATCGAACCGGTAGCGCGATTAGGTGCCGCCGGTAATAGCGGCGGCGGGCCGGTTTCAATGTGCCATTGAATCGTGCCGCGCCATCCGGACATTCATTGTGCCGTGTCGCGAAACGATGCGAGGCGGCGCGCTCAACGCAATCAGGATGCAATCATGTTGAAAGTTACCAAGGCCGTGTTCCCCGTTGCCGGTCTCGGCACACGGTTCCTGCCGGCGACCAAGGCGAGTCCGAAGGAGATGCTGCCCGTCGTCGACAAGCCGCTGATCCAGTATGCGGTCGAGGAAGCGATCAATGCCGGCATCACGGAAATGATCTTCGTGACCGGCCGCAGCAAGCGCGCGATCGAGGATCACTTCGACAAGTCATACGAAATCGAGGCGGAGCTCGAGGCGCGCGGCAAGGAGAAGCTGCTCGAGCTGGTGCGCAGCATCAAGCCGAGCCACGTCGACTGCTTCTACGTGCGCCAGCCGGAAGCGCTCGGTCTCGGCCACGCGGTGCTGTGCGCGGAGAAGCTGGTGCATGGCGAGCCGTTCGCGGTGATCCTCGCCGACGACCTGCTGCACGGCGAGCAGCCGGTGCTCAAGCAGCTCGTCGACGTGTTCAACCACTATCACAGCTCGGTGATCGGCGTCGAAACGATCGCGCGCGAGGACAGCCGCTCGTACGGCGTGATCGAGGGCCGTGAGTGGGAAGAGGACATCATCAAGCTGTCGGGCATCATCGAGAAGCCGTCGCCCGAGGATGCGCCGTCGAATCTCGGCGTGGTCGGCCGCTACGTGTTCATGCCGACGCTGTTCGATCACCTGCGCAAGATCAAGCCCGGTGCGGGCGGCGAGCTGCAGCTGACCGACGCGGTGCAGTCGCTGCTAGCGCACGAGCAGGTGCTCGCGTATCGCTACTACGGCACGCGTTTCGATTGCGGCAGCAAGATCGGCTACCTCAAGGCGACCGTCGAGCTGGCGCTCCAGCATCCGGAAGTGAGCCGCGAGTTCGAAGCGTACCTGCGGACCTGTTTGCCTGCGCTGGCTGCCGTCGCTTAGCAGCCCTGCGCGTCAAGTTTCAGGTGGTGGTTGTTCCGTTGGCCCCGGTTCGCCTTGTGCGCCGGGGCGTTTTTCATGGGCGCGGGCCTGCTGCAATCCGCTAGCGGGCCGGCTTGAGCGTCTCGGTGACGAAGGTCGCGACGGCCTTTCTGGCGTCGGCGGCCGCCTTTTCGTCATAGCCGATGGTCGCGCCGCGCTCGACGCACGCGTCGGCATACGAGAACGGCTGCCGGGTGTCGGTATCGATCACCTGGCCGCGGTCGTTTTCCACGAGCCGGCAGTGGCGCAATGTCTGTGCTTTCGGCAAGGTCAGCGGCGGGTCGTACGCGCGCCCGTCGAATACGTGCCGGGCGCCGGGGTATTCGGTCAGGCGGACGTCGCGGCCCGCGGCCTTCAGCCGCTCGACATACGCGCGGCACGGCGCGATCGGCGTGTAGTCGTCGCCGGTGCCGGCGAACACGCGCACGGGCCGCGCGGCGATGTCGTCGTCGTCGCGATAGGCGACCGGGCAGCCGGGATAGAACGCGACGTACGCGGCGAAGCGGGCCGCGGATGCGGCGTGCATCCGCTGGAACCGCGTGAGGCAGGCATACAGCGTGCTGTGGCCGCCGCGGGAAAAACCCATCAGCATCACGCGCGCGGGATCGATTCTCGGATGTTTCGCGAGCACCGCGAGCGCGCGGT is part of the Burkholderia ubonensis subsp. mesacidophila genome and harbors:
- a CDS encoding acyltransferase family protein; the encoded protein is MQAFSGSTLNAPPAADHKEHVIDAMRGFAALLVAYFHCRQVVWVGMQSFHRAYGHTLDPSVIVGYLTFPFAWGSAGVPIFFVISGYCIHRNAALKLAADPAYRLNAPNFWARRFARIYPVLLAALLFTLALDAISLQIAPVSHKIRDVGLSAFLVNLFSLQGVAGYTYGSNGALWTLSLEVQFYAIYPLLFAIRRRIGMPAVVAGIALVNVASAWLLERHDLQFFTSYWLSWTIGAWIADVRAQQARTANAAAPSRAWYAAAAVLLAGGCAAFHYGQYGAFQLWAAGFACFLYRALARPPRTTPPLAVLGWFGDFSYSLYLIHLPLFVCVGSVLYRSELQLSIWPSFAFMALAIPVAYLFYRLFERPAMMWSASLKPSRGARVVAPAPERAV
- the galU gene encoding UTP--glucose-1-phosphate uridylyltransferase GalU is translated as MLKVTKAVFPVAGLGTRFLPATKASPKEMLPVVDKPLIQYAVEEAINAGITEMIFVTGRSKRAIEDHFDKSYEIEAELEARGKEKLLELVRSIKPSHVDCFYVRQPEALGLGHAVLCAEKLVHGEPFAVILADDLLHGEQPVLKQLVDVFNHYHSSVIGVETIAREDSRSYGVIEGREWEEDIIKLSGIIEKPSPEDAPSNLGVVGRYVFMPTLFDHLRKIKPGAGGELQLTDAVQSLLAHEQVLAYRYYGTRFDCGSKIGYLKATVELALQHPEVSREFEAYLRTCLPALAAVA
- a CDS encoding dienelactone hydrolase family protein — its product is MLTRESHCACFRRVAPALLGLVLALAPSAGRAQARMEVIPFESLTMTDDAFLAGREDGKPVTIAGELRLPRVGSERFPLVILLHGSGGISSYVTDWERELLAMGVATFVIDSFTSRGLVSVNDDQAQVGRLVQIEDAYRALAVLAKHPRIDPARVMLMGFSRGGHSTLYACLTRFQRMHAASAARFAAYVAFYPGCPVAYRDDDDIAARPVRVFAGTGDDYTPIAPCRAYVERLKAAGRDVRLTEYPGARHVFDGRAYDPPLTLPKAQTLRHCRLVENDRGQVIDTDTRQPFSYADACVERGATIGYDEKAAADARKAVATFVTETLKPAR